A single window of Anopheles moucheti chromosome 2, idAnoMoucSN_F20_07, whole genome shotgun sequence DNA harbors:
- the LOC128304950 gene encoding uncharacterized protein LOC128304950 has product MPKTAETKFVNSLFLTNLIQSQYGESEVKIKAYDVEPASADINDPYARSSMNRILIKYTSKEHSDAVITFVAKIKPTEGLLVEQFRKADVFDKEILMYKSVLPSMVTMISKLGSVIELAPQLIYSSETPSDLVVLEDLTARGYSVENQTLGLSYDQSKMAVEKLAFFHAASAAMLAENGQVFDKFSKGTFHNEYKDKLNYFPDTIRTVGEIATELGISQPVTEKLQKLPAKTLQKAIEAYGSDFKGLKVLNHGDFWTNNIMFKYQGTELVDAIFVDFQNCVVGSPIIDLVYFLASSPALDVLDKHRDELVYIYHETLVLLLQKMGYIKSVPSLLELQVELLKYGPLQVIYALTVSPFMRTKDANNTPPMQPTLHNPNQSANVKQVLGAHAPSIVAQLKAYEMVGLLDWGANESKIKGLMSRFQR; this is encoded by the exons ATGCCGAAAACTGCCGAAACCAAGTTTGTGAATTCGCTCTTCCTGACCAACCTCATCCAATCGCAGTACGGTGAGTCGGAGGTGAAAATTAAGGCGTACGATGTCGAGCCAGCCTCTGCCGATATCAACGATCCCTACGCACGATCGTCGATGAACCGGATCCTTATCAA ATACACCTCGAAGGAACATTCCGATGCCGTCATTACGTTCGTGGCGAAAATCAAACCCACCGAAGGACTGCTGGTGGAACAGTTCAGAAAGGCGGATGTGTTCGATAAGGAGATCCTCATGTACAAGTCCGTACTGCCCAGCATGGTGACCATGATTTCTAAGCTCGGAAGCGTCATTGAGCTGGCGCCGCA GCTAATCTACTCCTCGGAGACACCGTCGGATCTTGTCGTGCTGGAGGATCTCACTGCGCGCGGTTACAGCGTGGAAAATCAAACGCTAGGGCTATCCTACGACCAAAGCAAAATGGCCGTAGAGAAGTTAGCCTTCTTCCATGCTGCCAGCGCTGCCATGCTGGCCGAAAATGGGCAAGTGTTTGACAAGTTCTCCAAGGGTACGTTCCATAACGAATACAAGGATAAGCTTAACTATTTCCCCGATACGATACGCACCGTTGGTGAGATTGCTACCGAGCTGGGCATTAGTCAGCCCGTGACGGAGAAGCTCCAGAAGCTGCCGGCTAAAACACTGCAAAAAGCCATCGAAGCGTACGGGAGCGACTTCAAGGGTTTGAAGGTGCTCAACCATGGTGACTTCTGGACTAACAACATTATGTTCAAGTATCAGGGAACCGAACTGGTGGATGCTATTTTT GTTGACTTCCAAAACTGTGTCGTCGGATCACCGATCATCGATCTCGTGTACTTCCTGGCTTCGTCACCCGCACTCGATGTGCTCGATAAGCACCGCGACGAGTTGGTGTACATCTACCACGAAACGCTTGTGCTGCTGTTACAGAAAATGGGCTACATTAAATCTGTTCCTTCCCTGCTCGAGCTGCAGGTGGAGCTGCTGAAGTACGGACCACTGCAGGTCATCTACGCCCTAACCGTGTCACCGTTTATGCGCACCAAGGACGCAAATAATACACCCCCGATGCAGCCGACGCTCCACAATCCCAACCAATCTGCCAACGTTAAGCAAGTTCTTGGGGCTCACGCTCCCAGCATCGTAGCACAGCTTAAGGCATACGAGATGGTGGGATTGCTCGACTGGGGTGCGAATGAGAGCAAAATTAAGGGTCTGATGTCGCGCTTCCAGCGTTAA
- the LOC128304851 gene encoding uncharacterized protein LOC128304851 gives MTSKPQPDKLGRNMKALPSAMWNRAIPENDYIQLGTLRYGVRLSNTGLLDGGKPGHVTDLNEANSRASVNSYEIANGDNSVHSVGGTSSISSNGEKPNCCCIGSSGVEMPWTNSSYARTKLPVPSSLTKNRKSSPFASTSVGSSGVEGHQQQQQQQLPRYPMLAPGRSNNNGTSFSQLAQSHDRGSDGYTCGAELLVDSSYRNGVTNSSNSSRADSDHSNYSNINNANGRHNRPERSDSQDHQQLFDETVRQLQQQQQQQESSPRCSTVVCCYSNSFGSGSSNSKKQQANSEPRLQEKHHHPLKQEHSASSVPSADYHNARRKQQRHARSIGYSATALDRPDGTEYLGSNGQHSTASGTAISSEFDDANDADVDDDLSALVIVGANGELDAADDARGCGGVISSGGDYRNGGDDLNLNSKNALRQPHLGPQQGWPVQGGQGGRNDVNINNFEKKKISSELHGGSGPNSARPVGSRSGDGVGGCGRNNIRKPHSGAGGTDPAADELSSTSSLSPRPTSPTLPQTAVGCILTHPAPDDPGAVSPYPLQAHPPPIATPFAQRRRVLQPPSSLPVVKSYSFHRVPSDAIGYCSPTLSSRSPVGGNGDCNQLFDGPLLNSAGRNRSFRSANHARRLQYGYADDSFRAEKQNGCIRDEIGGEALYFRPNVTRKSSLPVLSSGSTNYSPTAGNGRNHKCSDAINEIRLQSLNKYCNKLLGGITHTATAINAPYRGGPGTTASTDANLTTIVGGTHGRTQQRPIDELEDLSFIDSSDLSSAGDDININTPLVGIEREDYGCRTPRQQCPSLIAGGSEGDGTLPAVDGGKTLASSTAASVANHRNNYIDSSSDDANGVCSGVGAESHRRNSEERWRPAQRPSAVKCRTQCNRNDSNANDDYPVGRYGAELRFGGAWQSASTISTLITSLANGSALCVGSSDIGHSDSAAAPQEVANSRRSDSNNNYHRNSSIGDSEQQQHQQHQQHQQQQKQHQQQQKYTTVSSNNSAEKSVSVGSVGGEPGRPGGIGEQTPLGGAATDDIYPPPSSPYATAKTLGYGSACSSPDSSSPAHHAGLNCFGRSTTQFHAACSGTNDRSIMEKRNNTLDRLQRLVKKTTSSSSDKQNASAAANSAPAGPAATKTERLRELTELLKGNRAPPVPPPRRSKHAHSVERTLDRRNTALSTSSLIDTSFLHGAESTLPDSQLRKAKESRSVDIPYRFADGSGQRMSTPSSPLTEHRPVNLRANVSTSNLEALHELPQVSSVAADECKTDAGTLKDDDELFTKLARPESRTIVGSYTQKTIPFRSASFSQVDYSSGKYIRSALGALKNSILKSKDQQQSSVDSNTIPRQYCKVVESARSCSPTELCGSQPAQESQAPQPDDTDVAKLTIKKTELNINLAPLDDYGRYHEERLDGKDLASNRNSDIETIVEDPVAEHNENVEYEGCVSQQANISVIQASEMVLESLVEEGIPITPTSLSKDDECLQQATTCLIPVPVYDCVVSEWSTARPSEQWIDASTTEYGKFTDCLGSIKEVNENAIGDPAGPGSDVFSTELSAEESDKITVEIPPQIIEPQESVELSEDGVGSDGAADTNEGSNGSDEGMMVCTPPVSIICTEPESNEYTTIVDGSAATHKVSVVLGDGNEVEVVEVRKRHSNNEDMGDPQNCRLSNDVDEKRRLESRKSRRKGIYIQWPAIDGNNELESDHNENGGTAGEDGTVGWNPQQLGQVNEKDSSLDLSGDSFTDLSGKDALEYGKERENAVHSPDRYLLDPTTPDSDPGKPIWPKGNRRQSLTYQSSDEKDDTLPVPALPVRTLKTLLLRSDSVSDNESDRASSRDRTSASPAPGGGDSDLRRYSKRPLRGPYGQMLEAEMKKPTSKVQYNEILEELTRNEGHNTNPSAARNRGAGSQSMDETNDRHAAKAGSKPRKTSANLPVPTHVRTASSPSKLSDSSSSHSASPSKRYLCNIEQRSTDSDKSEKSMASGGGKLESKKFSLDSHLTDKCLRRGGSDVHEKPNKQRSGSSASEKQQKRSLDEVRLSQNSRTPSERSFTLLNTPETPKGLAASPELLAELLKGSSEKLITEQLTGSGGNSGGNASNALPSAVLNCLDTRTHVVVELFNTEKSYVESLQTIVLKYLNQLKSPENSGLVDVQTVDEIFFMVPAILNIHERFLEELRRRLDSWDKMQMIGDAFVDVFSRPVILDTYTAFVNNWNRAKDAIRSARQKCPAFARFLEAMAREHKGKLSLDNLLIKPVQKFPNYELIFTRLIKHTDVTHPDQKPLQEALKLVHDILIFLNCKEKEALENGQRETALRELEGVIEGMNDLVTPERAFLLFDLVSMPSGQVTRKERGFFLFNDLLVITSIKRRSGTIRKTNMTCPGSVASTLDTNKYKYLTKISLDDLEIVKSKDENVRRIMKEIEHLSEDSSKLIEISDKAASLRCPHGALEEAIRELQREVQRQLAERQTNDAQLNVLELTWNTSNGIQNMTVVFSKPEKRTQWEEIFADAKQKLANSLERCQIPDFFVSVPIRKTRAGLQFTCASPTLGVQKDVWVCNSDGYVGQVCVLSLVPEPSVTSCNGVCNARILCVSSVPANEERASNSSLMSVNISIVDASMNSAPSRANNSVVHSPSKSAERKGSFKSTDGSTQRTVSNNESNIQLDSGSSSEDSDAESQPDRVAGTGQPCATSLTPNHRQQDSTASTNAADESENQQSTMWLGTEDGCIHVYNCTDNIRIKKNKIKIPHVSAVYSILYLDNRVFVSLANGDICVYSRDRNGWNVSSPLTVTVGTVTNPVVKLLNVHGKLWCAIQGTIKVLNTKTLQIDSQIQISNDSKPITNMTVLNDYVWISVQNSAHIKCCHHESFEIIFEVNLAPSVNKMLSNCDDIIRQHKAACLRVTSLLACKDLIWVGTSAGVLLTIAAHNVAKGSSLPAVTGLPHGHTGHVRFLTYVESPDGETDLVQDGGVSSAGAQNPPGGKSSKPSLQDLLVISGGDGYEDFRSAGNNTMSEVAGREDSTNHLLLWKV, from the exons AGCAATACCGGAAAATGACTACATTCAGCTCGGCACTCTACGCTACGGTGTGCGTCTATCAAATACTGGACTGCTGGATGGCGGGAAACCGGGCCACGTGACCGATTTGAACGAGGCAAACTCCCGCGCTTCTGTCAATTCCTACGAGATCGCGAACGGTGACAACAGCGTACACAGCGTCGGGGGCACGAGCAGCATTAGCAGCAATGGGGAGAAACCGAATTGCTGCTGCATCGGATCAAGCGGTGTGGAAATGCCCTGGACTAATAGCAGCTACGCCCGTACCAAACTGCCAGTTCCTAGTAGCTTAA CTAAGAATAGAAAATCATCTCCGTTCGCATCGACATCGGTTGGTTCGTCCGGGGTGGAGggccatcagcagcagcagcagcagcagctgccgaGGTATCCAATGTTGGCGCCTGGtcgaagcaacaacaacgggaCCAGCTTCAGTCAGTTAGCGCAATCGCACGACCGCGGAAGTGACGGTTACACTTGCGGGGCCGAACTGTTGGTCGACTCGAGCTACAGGAACGGCGTCActaacagcagcaacagcagcagagcTGATAGTGATCACAGCAACtacagcaacatcaacaacgcCAACGGTCGCCATAATAGGCCAGAACGAAGCGACAGTCAGGACCATCAACAACTGTTCGACGAGACGGTACGGcagcttcagcagcagcagcagcaacaagaaTCCTCCCCAAGATGTTCGACGGTGGTGTGCTGCTACAGCAACAGCTTCGGCTCGGGAAGCAGTAACAGCAAGAAGCAGCAGGCCAACAGTGAACCACGGTTGCAGGAAAAGCACCACCATCCACTGAAGCAGGAACATTCAGCATCTTCCGTCCCGAGTGCAGATTACCATAACGCAAGACGCAAACAGCAGCGGCATGCACGATCGATTGGATATTCCGCCACCGCGCTAGATCGGCCTGATGGAACGGAATATCTCGGCAGCAATGGGCAGCACAGCACCGCGAGCGGAACGGCCATAAGCAGCGAGTTCGATGATGCGAATGATGccgatgttgatgatgatcttTCGGCACTGGTTATTGTTGGTGCGAACGGTGAACTCGACGCTGCGGACGATGCCAGAGGGTGCGGCGGCGTAATATCAAGTGGCGGTGACTATCGGAACGGGGGtgatgatttaaatttaaattcgaaAAACGCACTACGACAGCCGCATCTTGGGCCGCAGCAAGGTTGGCCGGTGCAGGGCGGACAAGGCGGAAGAAACGATGTGAACATAAATAATTtcgagaaaaagaaaatatcatcTGAACTGCACGGTGGTAGTGGACCGAACTCCGCCCGGCCTGTTGGTTCCCGGTCCggtgatggtgttggtggttgTGGGAGAAATAATATAAGGAAACCTCATTCGGGTGCGGGAGGCACGGATCCGGCCGCTGACGAGCTATCCTCTACGTCCTCTCTGTCTCCGCGGCCTACATCACCCACGCTACCGCAAACGGCAGTCGGTTGCATCCTGACGCATCCCGCGCCAGACGATCCGGGTGCAGTGTCTCCATACCCGCTGCAAGCACATCCACCCCCGATTGCGACACCGTTTGCGCAGCGTCGCCGAGTATTGCAGCCTCCGTCATCGTTGCCGGTGGTGAAATCGTACAGCTTCCATCGTGTTCCATCCGACGCCATCGGGTACTGCTCGCCGACGCTATCCTCCAGATCCCCGGTCGGTGGTAACGGTGACTGCAATCAGCTGTTCGATGGTCCCTTGCTAAACAGCGCCGGCAGGAATAGATCGTTTCGCAGTGCAAACCACGCCAGACGGTTGCAGTACGGGTATGCGGATGATTCCTTCCGCGCGGAGAAACAGAATGGATGTATTCGGGATGAGATAGGCGGTGAAGCGTTGTACTTTCGTCCTAACGTAACGCGCAAATCATCCCTGCCGGTGTTGAGCAGCGGCAGCACGAACTACAGCCCAACGGCTGGCAACGGCCGCAATCACAAGTGCAGCGATGCGATCAACGAAATCCGGCTGCAATCGCTGAACAAGTACTGCAACAAGCTGCTGGGCGGGATCACGCACACGGCCACCGCCATCAACGCCCCGTACCGTGGTGGACCGGGGACGACCGCCAGTACCGACGCCAACCTGACGACGATCGTTGGCGGCACCCACGGTCGAACGCAACAGCGTCCGATCGATGAACTGGAGGATCTTAGTTTCATTGACTCGTCCGATCTGTCGTCGGCCGGGGAcgacatcaacatcaacacccCGCTCGTTGGCATCGAGCGCGAAGATTACGGGTGTAGGACGCCACGCCAACAGTGCCCATCGCTCATCGCCGGGGGATCGGAGGGTGATGGCACGCTGCCAGCCGTGGACGGTGGTAAAACACTAGCCTCAAGCACGGCCGCCAGTGTCGCGAATCATCGAAACAATTACATCGACTCGTCCTCGGACGACGCGAACGGTGTGTGTAGTGGTGTCGGTGCCGAATCGCACCGACGCAATAGTGAGGAACGGTGGCGACCAGCACAGCGACCGTCGGCAGTCAAGTGTCGTACGCAGTGCAACCGTAACGACAGTAACGCCAACGACGACTATCCGGTGGGACGGTACGGTGCTGAGTTGCGCTTTGGCGGTGCTTGGCAGTCGGCATCCACCATCAGCACGCTCATTACTTCGTTGGCGAACGGGAGTGCGCTTTGCGTGGGTAGTAGTGACATTGGACACAGTGATAGTGCGGCTGCACCGCAGGAAGTAGCGAACAGTAGACGCAGTGATAGCAATAACAATTACCACCGGAATAGTAGTATCGGTGACAGtgaacagcaacagcatcaacagcatcaacagcatcaacagcagcagaagcagcatcagcagcagcagaaataTACTACAGTGTCGTCTAATAATAGCGCTGAGAAAAGTGTCAGTGTCGGTAGTGTTGGTGGCGAACCCGGACGGCCAGGTGGTATCGGCGAGCAGACACCGTTGGGCGGTGCGGCGACGGATGACATCTACCCGCCACCATCGTCGCCTTATGCTACAGCCAAAACGCTGGGTTACGGTTCTGCCTGCTCGTCGCCGGACAGCTCCTCTCCCGCCCATCACGCAGGGTTAAACTGCTTCGGAAGGAGCACCACTCAATTCCATGCTGCGTGTAGCGGTACAAACGACCGATCG ATAATggaaaaacgcaacaacacGTTAGATCGCTTGCAAAGATTAGTGAAAAAGACCACATCCAGTTCGTCCGACAAGCAAAACGCCAGCGCTGCGGCAAACAGTGCCCCGGCTGGGCCAGCTGCAACCAAAACGGAACGACTGCGCGAACTGACGGAACTGTTGAAGGGGAACAGAGCGCCACCGGTGCCACCGCCGCGACGTTCCAAACATGCCCACAGCGTCGAGCGGACGCTCGATCGACGCAATACGGCCCTGTCCACGTCTAGTCTTATCGATACCAGCTTCCTGCACGGTGCGGAATCGACCCTGCCCGACTCACAACTGCGGAAGGCGAAGGAATCACGCTCGGTTGACATACCGTACCGATTTGCGGATGGTAGCGGACAGCGGATGTCAACGCCGAGCTCACCACTCACCGAGCACAGACCGGTCAATCTGCGCGCGAACGTAAGCACGTCCAATTTGGAAGCATTGCATGAGCTACCGCAGGTGAGTTCGGTTGCGGCGGATGAATGCAAAACGGACGCCGGCACACTGAAGGATGACGACGAGCTGTTTACCAAACTGGCGCGACCCGAATCCCGCACGATAGTGGGCTCGTACACGCAGAAAACGATTCCATTTCGGAGTGCTTCCTTTTCGCAGGTGGACTACTCGTCGGGCAAGTACATCCGGTCCGCGCTCGGTGCGCTGAAGAACAGTATCTTGAAGAGTAAGGATCAGCAACAGTCGAGCGTGGACAGCAACACGATACCCAGGCAGTACTGTAAGGTGGTCGAATCTGCCCGTAGCTGCAGTCCGACAGAGTTGTGTGGGAGTCAGCCGGCGCAAGAGTCGCAGGCGCCACAGCCGGACGATACGGATGTGGCGAAGCTGACGATCAAGAAGACGGAACTGAACATCAATTTGGCACCGTTGGATGATTATGGGCGGTATCATGAGGAGCGGCTGGATGGGAAGGATCTTGCCTCGAACCGCAATTCCGACATTGAAACGATCGTCGAAGATCCGGTGGCGGAGCACAACGAGAATGTGGAATACGAAGGGTGTGTGTCGCAACAGGCAAACATCAGTGTGATCCAGGCATCGGAAATGGTGCTGGAGTCGTTGGTGGAGGAAGGCATTCCAATAACGCCGACATCGCTTTCCAAGGACGATGAATGTTTGCAGCAGGCCACAACCTGCTTGATTCCGGTGCCGGTGTACGATTGTGTCGTGAGCGAATGGAGTACGGCCCGTCCGTCAGAGCAGTGGATAGACGCTTCGACGACGGAGTATGGCAAATTTACCGATTGTTTGGGTAGCATAAAGGAGGTTAATGAGAACGCGATCGGCGACCCAGCCGGACCAGGTTCTGATGTATTTTCCACCGAGCTTTCTGCAGAAGAATCGGACAAGATCACCGTGGAAATCCCGCCGCAAATCATTGAACCGCAGGAAAGCGTTGAACTTTCCGAGGATGGTGTGGGGTCGGATGGTGCCGCCGATACGAACGAAGGTAGCAATGGGTCCGACGAAGGTATGATGGTCTGCACACCGCCCGTTTCGATAATTTGCACCGAGCCGGAAAGCAATGAGTACACCACAATCGTAGACGGCAGCGCAGCAACACACAAGGTGTCCGTAGTGCTGGGTGACGGTAACGAGGTGGAGGTAGTGGAGGTGCGGAAACGCCACAGCAACAACGAAGATATGGGCGATCCGCAGAACTGTCGGCTGTCGAACGATGTGGACGAAAAGCGGCGCTTGGAGTCGCGGAAATCGCGCCGGAAAGGAATCTACATCCAGTGGCCCGCAATTGATGGGAACAATGAGCTGGAATCGGACCACAACGAGAACGGTGGAACGGCGGGCGAGGATGGCACTGTGGGTTGGAACCCGCAGCAGCTGGGACAGGTGAACGAAAAAGATTCCAGTCTGGATCTTAGCGGCGATAGCTTTACCGATCTCAGTGGAAAGGATGCGCTGGAGTATGGAAAGGAGCGCGAGAACGCGGTACACTCGCCCGACCGGTATCTGCTCGATCCGACCACGCCGGACTCCGATCCGGGCAAACCAATCTGGCCCAAGGGTAACCGTCGACAGAGTCTCACCTACCAGAGCTCCGACGAGAAGGATGACACACTGCCCGTACCGGCATTGCCCGTTCGGACGCTGAAAACACTGCTGCTACGGTCGGACTCCGTGTCGGACAACGAAAGTGATCGCGCATCGTCGCGTGATCGCACCAGTGCCTCGCCCGCACCGGGCGGCGGTGATTCGGATCTACGGCGCTACTCAAAACGACCCCTCCGAGGACCGTACGGACAGATGCTGGAAGCGGAAATGAAGAAACCCACCAGCAAGGTGCAGTACAACGAAATCTTGGAGGAATTAACACGAAACGAAGG CCACAACACTAATCCGAGTGCAGCGAGAAACCGTGGCGCTGGAAGCCAATCGATGGACGAAACGAACGATCGACATGCGGCGAAGGCGGGCTCAAAACCGCGAAAAACAAGCGCCAACCTTCCCGTCCCGACGCACGTACGGACCGCTTCTAGCCCGTCGAAGCTGTCCGATTCGTCCAGTTCACATTCCGCCAGCCCATCGAAGCGCTACCTCTGCAACATTGAGCAGCGCAGCACGGATTCGGATAAGTCGGAAAAATCCATGGCCAGCGGTGGTGGTAAGCTGGAGAGCAAAAAGTTTTCGCTCGACAGCCATCTTACGGATAAGTGTTTGCGGCGCGGTGGCTCCGACGTTCACGAGAAGCCGAACAAGCAGCGCAGCGGATCGAGCGCCAGCGAGAAGCAGCAGAAGCGCAGCTTGGATGAGGTGCGGCTGTCCCAGAACAGTCGTACGCCGTCCGAGCGTAGCTTCACACTGTTGAACACGCCGGAAACGCCGAAGGGTTTGGCCGCTTCGCCCGAGCTGTTGGCCGAATTGTTGAAAGGATCGAGCGAAAAGCTGATCACGGAACAGCTGACGGGTAGCGGTGGTAACAGTGGAGGGAATGCTAGCAATGCCTTACCGTCGGCTGTGCTGAACTGTTTG gaTACGCGAACTCACGTGGTCGTGGAGCTcttcaacacggaaaaatcatacGTGGAGTCACTGCAAACGATAGTGCTG AAATACCTAAATCAGCTAAAGTCACCAGAAAATTCGGGCCTGGTAGATGTCCAGACGGTGGATGAAATATTCTTCATGGTTCCAGCCATACTGAACATCCACGAGCGATTCCTGGAGGAGCTACGACGTCGATTGGATTCCTGGGACAAGATGCAGATGATTGGCGATGCGTTTGTGGACGTT TTCTCCCGACCGGTCATACTCGACACGTACACAGCGTTTGTGAACAACTGGAACAGGGCGAAGGACGCAATCCGGAGTGCGAGACAGAAGTGTCCCGCTTTTGCAAGGTTTCTCGAAGCCATGGCCCGGGAACACAAGGGAAAATTATCGCTGGACAACCTGCTGATCAAACCCGTACAAAAGTTTCCAAA CTACGAACTTATCTTCACAAGACTGATTAAGCACACGGACGTGACGCACCCGGACCAGAAACCGTTACAGGAAGCTTTAAAGTTAGTGCACGATATACTGATATTTCTGAACTGCAAAGAAAAGGAGGCGCTGGAAAATGGACAACGCGAGACGGCACTGCGCGAGCTGGAGGGTGTGATCGAGGGTATGAACGATCTGGTAACGCCGGAGCGTGCCTTCCTGCTGTTCGATCTGGTGTCGATGCCGTCGGGACAGGTGACGCGCAAGGAGCGAGGCTTTTTCCTCTTCAACGACCTTCTGGTGATAACGAGCATTAAGCGAAGGAGCGGAACCATTCGAAAGACCAACAT GACCTGCCCGGGAAGCGTTGCGTCTACGTTGGATACGAACAAGTACAAGTATCTCACGAAGATATCGCTGGACGATTTGGAAATAGTCAAAT CTAAAGACGAAAATGTTCGACGCATCATGAAGGAGATTGAACACCTTTCGGAAGATAGCAGTAAGCTAATAGAGATATCCGACAAAGCCGCCAGCTTACGTTGTCCGCACGGAGCCTTGGAGGAAGCAATTCGTGAATTACAGCGCGAAGTACAGCGACAGCTCGCGGAACGGCAAACCAACGATGCGCAGCTGAACGTGCTGGAGTTAACGTGGAACACCTC CAACGGCATCCAAAATATGACAGTGGTGTTTTCGAAGCCGGAAAAGCGCACCCAGTGGGAGGAAATATTTGCGGACGCAAAGCAGAAGCTGGCCAACAGCTTGGAGCGATGCCAGATACCGGATTTCTTCGTATCCGTACCGATACGGAAGACTCGGGCCGGTCTTCAATTCACGTGTGCCTCGCCGACGCTCGGTGTGCAGAAGGACGTATGGGTGTGCAATAGCGATGGGTACGTGGGGCAGGTTTGTGTGCTCAGCCTAGTGCCGGAACCGTCCGTGACGAGCTGCAACGGGGTGTGCAATGCGCGGATACTGTGCGTTTCCTCCGTTCCGGCAAACGAAGAACG AGCTTCAAACTCGTCACTGATGAGTGTGAATATATCAATCGTGGATGCGTCTATGAACAGTGCACCGAGCAGAGCGAACAATTCCGTGGTACACTCACCTTCCAAATCGGCCGAACGTAAGGGATCGTTCAAATCAACCGATGGCAGTACGCAACGAACGGTGTCGAACAACGAATCGAACATTCAGCTTGATTCGGGCAGCTCAAGTGAAGATTCCGACGCCGAAAGCCAACCGGACCGGGTAGCCGGGACGGGCCAGCCGTGCGCCACCTCCCTGACGCCCAATCATCGGCAGCAAGATTCGACGGCCAGTACGAACGCGGCAGACGAGTCGGAAAATCAGCAATCGACCATGTGGCTCGGCACGGAGGACGGCTGCATACACGTGTACAACTGCACGGATAACATTAGGATCAAGAAGAACAAGATCAAGATACCGCACGTCAGTGCGGTATACTCCATACTGTACTTGGATAATCGTGTGTTCGTATCCCTGGCGAATGGTGATATTTGTGTGTACTCCAGGGATCGCA ATGGGTGGAACGTATCCTCTCCGCTGACAGTGACTGTTGGCACCGTTACGAATCCCGTAGTGAAGCTGCTGAACGTACACGGGAAGCTGTGGTGCGCAATACAGGGAACTATAAAAGTATTAAACACGAAAACTTTGCAA ATCGACAGCCAAATTCAAATTTCGAACGACTCAAAACCAATCACTAATATGACAGTATTAAACGACTACGTGTGGATTTCGGTGCAGAACTCTGCGCACATCAAGTGTTGCCATCATGAAAG CTTTGAGATAATATTTGAGGTAAATTTAGCACCATCCGTAAATAAGATGCTTTCGAACTGTGATGATATCATACGACAGCACAAAGCCGCCTGCCTACGTGTCACATCCTTGCTGGCGTGCAAGGATCTGATCTGGGTTGGAACAAGTGCCGGTGTGTTGCTAACAATAGCCGCCCACAACGTTGCCAAAGGATCATCGTTGCCGGCCGTAACGG GTCTTCCTCACGGCCATACGGGGCATGTACGGTTTTTAACATACGTGGAATCACCGGACGGCGAAACGGATCTGGTGCAGGATGGTGGCGTATCGTCCGCTGGCGCACAAAACCCCCCGGGTGGAAAATCGAGTAAACCATCGCTCCAAGATCTGCTGGTAATTTCCGGTGGCGATGGTTACGAGGATTTCCGCAGTGCGGGCAATAACACCATGAGTGAGGTGGCTGGTCGCGAGGACAGCACCAACCATCTGCTGCTGTGGAAGGTGTGA
- the LOC128305042 gene encoding uncharacterized protein LOC128305042 — translation MLTYESACNVALSWEAAKRQNDEMNPNEAQKEIATVRTKATSTPARSASEEQDECRQAEMAALRRTKWNNYSPAARGERNRVSRNTRSVLCYRCGRQHDPNQCPVKAWNCYACGKTGHVASCCRSNRKGMRAFEKEQGEEEEEGVEHMEMYD, via the coding sequence ATGCTCACATACGAAAGTGCGTGCAATGTGGCATTGTCCTGGGAAGCAGCAAAGCGACAGAATGATGAGATGAACCCAAATGAAGCACAAAAAGAGATAGCAACAGTGCGAACCAAGGCGACCAGCACACCAGCTAGATCAGCGTCGGAAGAGCAGGACGAATGTAGGCAAGCGGAGATGGCGGCGTTACGACGtacaaaatggaataattATTCGCCTGCCGCACGTGGTGAGCGAAATCGAGTAAGCAGAAATACCAGAAGTGTATTGTGTTATCGGTGCGGTAGACAGCATGATCCAAATCAGTGTCCAGTTAAAGCGTGGAATTGTTATGCGTGTGGTAAAACGGGACACGTCGCATCGTGCTGCAGGAGCAATCGAAAAGGCATGAGAGCCTTCGAGAAGGAACAAggggaagaagaggaagaaggcgTAGAACATATGGAGATGTACGACTAG